Part of the Woronichinia naegeliana WA131 genome, GCTCATCATCGGGAAGTTTATCTGAGTATCTCCTTCCTGAACAATTGCTCCTGTTTTGTCCCAGATGGCAAGACCTAATGACTGGGGATTCGCTTGCTGGAGCAGGGGAATATAACTCGGTAATCGGCCCAATTGAGCAGCAGCGATCGCAGCAGATAACCAATCAGGCCAGGGGGCAGAGGTTAAAGATTCTAAAGCTTTAGTCATGGTGAAGAAAATCGGCAATTTTTTCGACGGCAAGTGTTAAAACATCCGGTTCATGAACCAAGGCAAACCGCACATAACCTTCACCTTCCTTACCAAAACCGGCTCCAGGAGAAACGGCGACTCCCGTTTTTAATACTAATTGTTGACAAAACTGGATCGAATTCTGTTGCCAAGCTTGAGGTAATTTTGCCCACACGTACATTGTTGCTCTAGGTGAAGGTATAGACCAGCCAATTTTTTCTAAGGCTTCAATAAAAATATCCCGTCGTTTTTGGAAGGTTAAAACCGTTTCTTCGACCAAGGTCATTGGACTATTTAAGGCCGCGATCGCTCCGTTCAAAATCCCTCGATATTGATTAAAATCTACCATTGCTTTAATCCGACGCAAAGCCAAAATTAAATCCTGATTGCCAATCGCAAAGCCAATGCGAAATCCGCCCATATTATAGGACTTAGAAAAAGTAAAAAATTCGATACTAAGGGATTTTTGGGGATCGGCTTGTAACACTGAAGGAAACGCAGGTGTGCCAGCAAAGCCAAAATCTAAATAGGGAAAATCGTGAACCAAAACTAATTGATGTTTTCGACAAAAGGCAACGGCTTCTTCAAAAAAAGCCAAGGGCGCGATCGCGGTGGTGGGATTGTGGGGATAGCTCAAGACCATTAACTTTGCCTGGGCTAAAATTGCAGCCGGAATATTGGCAAAAACCGGCAAAAAATTATTTTCTGGCCGTAGCGGCATTCCATAAATTTGTCCTCCTGCTAAATAAACACCACCCGCATGGGAAGGATAGCCCGGATCTAGTAAGAGGGCAAAATCGCCAGGATCAAGAATCGCCAAAGGTAAATGGGCTGTGCCTTCCTGAGAGCCAATCAGGGGCAAAACTTCCGTTTCAGAATTAACGGACAAACCAAAGCGTTGTTGATACCATTGAGCAACCGACTCTCGAAAATTTTGGGTTTCTCGGTGCAGTAAATAACCATGAGTGCTGGGATCATGGAGCGATCGCCCAATTTCCGCCAAGATGCTGGGCGCGACGGGTAAATCCGAAGAACCAAGGGAGAGATCAATAATGGTTTTTCCCTGGGATTTAGCTAGAGCTTTAGCCCGATCCATATCAGCAAAAACATTGGTTTCTAGAGACTGCAACCGTTGAGCGAAGCGCATAATGGGGAGTTAAGGAAAAGAGGGGTTTGCTCCAGGGTACTGTAAATAATCGGTAATAGCTGTTTACAACTCAACTAAAAATTAACTTTGCCCCCTCTTTCTCCCTTGATAAACGGCTAAACAAGTTCGCGATCACTGCTTAACAACTGTTGGGCCGCTTCGAGGAGATCGGGGCCTAGGTCTTGGATATCTGGCCGATTATCAAGATAGGTTTTAAGGGCCACCATTGGATCTAGACAATGTCCTACTCCCAGTTCCGGCAGTCGTGGTCGGGCCAATTGGCTGACTAATTCAGGGCGAATGGTATAGGAATGGCTGGCCTTAAGAAGTGCGTAAATTTCCTGATTATTAAGGAGTTCTAATTGCTCCGATCGCACCTTGTAAATGAGACGAACCACCGCGTCTTTAATCTCTTTTTTGGCGATCGCCTGAAGCAGGATCTTTTGAGGATCATTAGCTTCAGATAGATCCACTTCTAAAGTCTGAAAAGAACGGGATGGTAATGGACAAAACTGCCATTGGACTTGTCCCTTTTCAATTTCTAAATAAATATAACCCTTCTCTTCTTTTTCTTCCCCAAAATCCACCCGTTCAATACTGCCTGGATAAACCATTGGCGGATTATTATGGGGATTAAGATTTTGATGTTTATGAACATGACCCAAGGCCACATAGTCCCATTCTGGACGCATTAAAAGGGCAATCGGAATCGTAAAACCCTTACCCACCGCCAGAAAACGTTCAGCCCCAAAACTGGCTCGATCTGCCATTAAATGGGCCAATAAAATTGTTGGTAATTGGGGATTTAGTTGACGAATTTCCCCTTCTAAAGCGGGTTGTAATTTAGTAATTAAAAGGGCATTAATTTCTTCTAGGGATAATCCTTCGGTTTCAGGACGGGTCAGCAAGGTTGAACGGGTTAACCAAGGTAAGGTGACAATTTGAATATCACCATTTAAGGTCGGAATTAGATGGGTTTTCAGGCGATCGCCGACAATAAAGCCTGGTACTGCTAAGGTACGATAAATGGATAAACTGGCTCCCCCATTACCCTGGGAATGTTGATCATGATTGCCCACTAATAAAACTGTGGGAATATTGGCATCAGCTAAACGACGAAATTGAGAGGCAAAAGCTTCTTGAACATAGGGCGGTGGTGTGGCATCGGGAAAAGCATCTCCGCCAAAAAGCACTAAATCCACAGGTTCGGCGATCGCGCGATCCAGACAAAGACTGAGAGCCTTGACAAAATCTTCTAAACGAGTGTTTAAACCGGTGGCCGGATTAATGCGACCGTGAGAGAAACCACTCCCTAAATGAATATCTGACAAATGCAAAATCTTAATCATTGACGAAAATCTATCGGTAGTCTGGAATACGGCAGGATTGTGAGGGAGTCAAATTTTGCGGTAAAGTGAAGACCAATGGGAACCCTTATAGAGAGACAAACACCATGGCCTACGAACTTCCTGCCTTACCTTTCGGTTATACCGAGCTTGAACCCCTCATCTCTAAAAGCACCTTAGAGTTTCATCATGACAAGCACCATGCCGCCTATGTCAACAATTATAATAACTTGGTAAAGGGAACAGATTTAGACGATCAACCCCTTGAAGAGGTGATCACGGCGATCGCGGGCGATGCTTCTAAAGCCGGTATTTTTAATAATGCAGCCCAAGCTTGGAACCATACCTTCTACTGGAATTCTATTAAGCCCAATGGTGGTGGTACGCCGACTGGAGACTTAGCCGCAAAAATTAATGCCGATTTTGGTAGCTTTGAGCAATTTGTTGAGGCCTTTAAAACTGCTGCCGCCACTCAATTTGGCAGTGGATGGGCTTGGCTAGTATTAGATAAAGGTACCTTAAAAGTGGTTAAAACCGTGAATGCCGATAATCCCCTCACCGCCGGTCAAACCCCTTTGTTAACCATTGACGTTTGGGAGCACGCCTATTATTTAGACTTCCAAAACCGTCGTCCCGACTACATCAGTGAATTTATTACCAAATTAGTCAACTGGGACTTTGTTGCGGCCAATCTAGCTGCGGCTTAAAATCCTGATAGCCTACTCATTAACCCTCAAGGGAGAGCAGTGAAAACCGTTAAGGACATTGCTCTCTTTTTTAGGAGAAATGCTTTCCTTGTTCTCTGTGAGACATTTAACAAAATACCTAAAAGCCTCGTTGTGAGAGCATTTCAGCGATTGTGACACTTAAGGAGCGTTAGAACCTGAAACCCTAGCAAGTAGTCGTGCAAAATAAATGACCCTTTACAGAAGCCTAA contains:
- a CDS encoding LL-diaminopimelate aminotransferase; the protein is MRFAQRLQSLETNVFADMDRAKALAKSQGKTIIDLSLGSSDLPVAPSILAEIGRSLHDPSTHGYLLHRETQNFRESVAQWYQQRFGLSVNSETEVLPLIGSQEGTAHLPLAILDPGDFALLLDPGYPSHAGGVYLAGGQIYGMPLRPENNFLPVFANIPAAILAQAKLMVLSYPHNPTTAIAPLAFFEEAVAFCRKHQLVLVHDFPYLDFGFAGTPAFPSVLQADPQKSLSIEFFTFSKSYNMGGFRIGFAIGNQDLILALRRIKAMVDFNQYRGILNGAIAALNSPMTLVEETVLTFQKRRDIFIEALEKIGWSIPSPRATMYVWAKLPQAWQQNSIQFCQQLVLKTGVAVSPGAGFGKEGEGYVRFALVHEPDVLTLAVEKIADFLHHD
- a CDS encoding superoxide dismutase encodes the protein MAYELPALPFGYTELEPLISKSTLEFHHDKHHAAYVNNYNNLVKGTDLDDQPLEEVITAIAGDASKAGIFNNAAQAWNHTFYWNSIKPNGGGTPTGDLAAKINADFGSFEQFVEAFKTAAATQFGSGWAWLVLDKGTLKVVKTVNADNPLTAGQTPLLTIDVWEHAYYLDFQNRRPDYISEFITKLVNWDFVAANLAAA
- the sbcD gene encoding exonuclease subunit SbcD; amino-acid sequence: MIKILHLSDIHLGSGFSHGRINPATGLNTRLEDFVKALSLCLDRAIAEPVDLVLFGGDAFPDATPPPYVQEAFASQFRRLADANIPTVLLVGNHDQHSQGNGGASLSIYRTLAVPGFIVGDRLKTHLIPTLNGDIQIVTLPWLTRSTLLTRPETEGLSLEEINALLITKLQPALEGEIRQLNPQLPTILLAHLMADRASFGAERFLAVGKGFTIPIALLMRPEWDYVALGHVHKHQNLNPHNNPPMVYPGSIERVDFGEEKEEKGYIYLEIEKGQVQWQFCPLPSRSFQTLEVDLSEANDPQKILLQAIAKKEIKDAVVRLIYKVRSEQLELLNNQEIYALLKASHSYTIRPELVSQLARPRLPELGVGHCLDPMVALKTYLDNRPDIQDLGPDLLEAAQQLLSSDRELV